Proteins encoded together in one Gemmatimonadota bacterium DH-78 window:
- a CDS encoding RecQ family ATP-dependent DNA helicase, with protein MGVPTSDSLRSALLHHFGYPDFRPGQEALVRAALEGRDAVGLLPTGGGKSVTYLLPAALGRGVTLVVSPLVSLMADQRRRGIEARLRTEALHSGVSARERRDILGRALAGDLDVLLLAPERLGSPTLAPLLDSGQVGRVAVDEAHCIIQWGFDFRPAYLALAGIGRRLRCPVLAVTATATPEVRVGIERVLGLRRPVRVRQSFDRPNLAWRVRRVRGEGARSAALVELLGRPGPALVYAPTRRSVEAVRDALARLGFGAEAYHAGLSDPERSRIQDRFIAGEVRLVVATNAFGMGVDKADVRQVVHWAPPGSIEAWYQEAGRAGRDGEPAACTVLWHPEDLRLQRRLASSGATDRDGADDARAGERRRWARARARRLRALGRFLRGRRCRRAVVLDYLGEDDPPRSCAACDRCAGPSSL; from the coding sequence ATGGGCGTTCCCACCTCCGATTCACTCAGGAGCGCGCTGCTCCACCACTTCGGTTACCCCGACTTCCGCCCCGGACAGGAGGCTCTGGTGCGTGCCGCGCTCGAGGGGCGCGACGCCGTGGGCCTTCTTCCCACCGGCGGGGGCAAGAGCGTGACCTACCTCCTGCCGGCGGCGCTGGGGCGCGGGGTGACGCTGGTGGTGAGTCCGCTGGTGTCGCTCATGGCCGACCAGCGGCGGCGCGGCATCGAGGCCCGGCTGCGCACCGAGGCGCTCCACTCGGGGGTGTCGGCTCGGGAGCGGCGCGACATTCTCGGTCGAGCCCTCGCCGGCGATCTCGACGTCCTGCTTCTGGCCCCCGAGCGGCTCGGCTCTCCGACGCTGGCCCCGCTGCTCGACTCCGGGCAGGTGGGTCGGGTGGCGGTCGACGAGGCGCACTGCATCATCCAGTGGGGCTTCGACTTCCGTCCGGCCTACCTGGCTTTGGCCGGAATCGGTCGACGGCTGCGATGCCCCGTATTGGCGGTGACGGCCACCGCCACCCCCGAGGTGCGCGTGGGGATCGAGCGGGTACTCGGGCTGCGCCGGCCCGTACGGGTGCGGCAGTCTTTCGATCGGCCCAATCTGGCGTGGAGAGTGCGGCGGGTACGGGGCGAGGGGGCGCGGTCGGCCGCGCTCGTCGAGCTGCTGGGCCGGCCGGGACCCGCGCTGGTGTACGCGCCGACGCGGCGCAGCGTGGAGGCGGTGCGAGACGCGCTCGCGCGGTTGGGCTTCGGGGCCGAAGCGTACCACGCGGGTCTCTCCGATCCGGAGCGCTCCCGCATTCAGGATCGGTTCATCGCCGGCGAGGTTCGGCTGGTGGTGGCCACCAATGCGTTCGGCATGGGGGTCGACAAGGCCGATGTCCGGCAGGTCGTTCACTGGGCACCACCCGGATCGATCGAGGCGTGGTACCAGGAGGCCGGGAGGGCGGGGCGCGACGGCGAGCCGGCGGCCTGCACCGTGCTCTGGCACCCCGAGGATCTCCGCCTTCAACGGCGGCTGGCCTCCAGCGGGGCGACCGACCGGGACGGCGCCGACGACGCCCGGGCGGGGGAGCGCCGGCGCTGGGCCCGCGCACGGGCTCGGCGGCTGCGTGCCCTCGGGCGATTCCTGCGGGGACGTCGGTGCCGGAGGGCGGTCGTGCTCGACTACCTCGGGGAAGACGACCCCCCTCGCAGCTGTGCGGCCTGTGACCGTTGCGCCGGCCCGTCCTCCCTTTGA
- a CDS encoding CBS domain-containing protein, whose product MAPTPLSTAEDVMTRQVVTVAPSTPVFEAIELLLEHSISAAPVVDDAGSVLGVLTENDCLKLIAAATYDDQGREEMLQAGRHMSTVPAVAPDVEIYQVVDMFRDAELWCVVVVDEEQLVGVISRRDLIRGLKAMESEFLAMLHRERRDPRTPSSFFGATRHDASEVASRLNR is encoded by the coding sequence ATGGCTCCCACTCCGCTGTCGACCGCCGAAGACGTCATGACTCGCCAGGTCGTGACCGTCGCGCCCTCCACGCCCGTCTTCGAGGCGATCGAGCTGCTGCTCGAGCACTCGATCTCCGCGGCCCCGGTCGTGGACGACGCGGGGTCGGTGCTGGGCGTGCTCACCGAGAACGACTGCCTGAAGCTGATCGCGGCCGCCACCTACGACGATCAGGGACGCGAGGAGATGCTGCAGGCCGGTCGGCACATGTCGACCGTGCCCGCGGTGGCTCCCGACGTCGAGATCTATCAGGTGGTGGACATGTTTCGCGACGCCGAGCTGTGGTGCGTGGTGGTGGTCGACGAAGAGCAGCTGGTCGGCGTGATCTCGCGTCGTGATCTCATTCGCGGACTCAAGGCCATGGAGTCCGAGTTTCTCGCGATGCTCCACCGCGAGCGCCGGGACCCTCGCACCCCGAGCAGCTTCTTCGGGGCCACTCGTCACGATGCCTCCGAGGTGGCATCCCGACTCAATCGGTGA
- a CDS encoding DUF539 domain-containing protein — protein sequence MVTTIAITVLAVAWIMIGLSVSVLGGRPGLKGSCGGIAGGACACEGGPGEACGLDEAA from the coding sequence ATGGTCACCACCATCGCCATCACCGTTCTCGCCGTCGCCTGGATCATGATCGGTCTGTCCGTCAGCGTTCTGGGGGGGCGCCCCGGTCTCAAGGGCTCGTGTGGCGGCATCGCCGGAGGAGCCTGCGCCTGCGAGGGCGGTCCCGGAGAAGCGTGCGGTCTGGACGAAGCGGCCTGA
- a CDS encoding FAD:protein FMN transferase produces the protein MMAPRPLSRRAKVLLPVGLLLLVALSIHRFFIAEPPASAVEIRGGTMGTTYTVRLDVPSLDGEARDRASSAVAAVLDEVNRLMSTYDSTSELSRFNRNPGTEPAALSAPTLEVLQAALEVARRSGGALDVTLAPLIDTWGFGASDAPPAAPDSATMARLLRGVGYEKLVLDPEAGTVTRTHPDVTLDFSSVAKGYATERVADTLAALGYERVLVEVGGELRAGAPKADGSPWRVALEEPDASGRVLHRVIEVVDEGVATSGDYRNVLELDGVLHTHLLDPRTGRPARHRGASVSVVHPSATMADAWATALAVLGVDEGLLVADREGLAALFITRDDDRFVARASEAFRERFGASDPEG, from the coding sequence ATGATGGCTCCTCGGCCGCTGAGCAGGAGAGCGAAGGTTCTCCTCCCGGTCGGACTCCTCCTTCTGGTCGCCCTCTCCATCCACCGGTTCTTCATCGCCGAGCCCCCGGCCTCGGCGGTGGAGATCCGGGGGGGCACCATGGGGACGACCTACACCGTGCGCCTCGACGTCCCCTCGCTGGACGGCGAGGCGCGCGACCGCGCCTCGTCGGCGGTGGCCGCCGTGCTCGACGAGGTGAACCGCCTGATGTCGACCTACGACTCCACCTCGGAGTTGTCGCGGTTCAACCGGAATCCGGGCACCGAGCCCGCAGCGCTGTCGGCGCCTACGCTGGAGGTGTTGCAGGCGGCGCTCGAGGTGGCGCGGCGCAGCGGCGGGGCCCTCGACGTCACGCTCGCCCCGCTCATCGACACCTGGGGTTTCGGGGCTTCCGATGCGCCCCCTGCAGCCCCCGATTCGGCGACGATGGCCCGACTCCTGCGTGGAGTGGGGTACGAGAAGCTGGTTCTCGACCCGGAAGCCGGGACCGTGACGCGCACGCATCCGGACGTCACGCTCGATTTCTCGTCGGTCGCGAAGGGATACGCCACCGAGCGGGTGGCCGATACCCTGGCGGCCCTCGGATACGAGCGTGTTCTGGTGGAGGTGGGCGGGGAGTTGCGGGCCGGTGCACCGAAGGCCGACGGCAGTCCCTGGCGCGTGGCGCTGGAGGAGCCCGATGCCTCCGGCCGCGTGCTGCACCGGGTGATCGAGGTGGTCGATGAAGGCGTCGCCACCTCGGGCGATTACCGGAACGTCCTCGAGTTGGACGGGGTTCTCCATACCCACCTCCTCGACCCGAGGACGGGGCGTCCCGCGCGACATCGGGGGGCCTCGGTGAGTGTGGTGCATCCGTCGGCCACGATGGCCGACGCCTGGGCCACCGCACTCGCCGTGCTCGGAGTCGACGAGGGCCTGCTCGTCGCCGACCGCGAGGGTCTGGCGGCGCTGTTCATCACGCGCGACGACGATCGCTTCGTCGCTCGCGCATCCGAGGCGTTTCGTGAGCGCTTCGGAGCGTCGGACCCGGAGGGATAA
- a CDS encoding enoyl-CoA hydratase/isomerase family protein, producing the protein MSEALRVSVADGVATLELNRPDKRNALNAELVAALSRAVSETATDPEVRVVCIRGAGPDFCSGADLAELEAIATKGPMDSVTDAQRLGDLLIALRQHPRPVVAVVHGKALAGGCGLATACDLVLARDDARFGYPEVHLGFVPAMVLSILRRKVGEARAFELVVRGRRITAEEAAEMGLINRVWPESDFEGASAEYLRDLAALPPSALELTKRLFYGVDGLSVPDGIRRGAEVNAVARLTEACKAGVRAFLDKVRSRGS; encoded by the coding sequence GTGAGCGAAGCGCTCCGCGTCTCGGTCGCCGACGGGGTCGCCACCCTCGAACTGAATCGCCCCGACAAGCGCAACGCGCTGAACGCGGAACTGGTGGCCGCGCTCTCCCGGGCGGTCTCCGAGACGGCGACGGATCCGGAGGTGCGGGTGGTATGCATTCGCGGGGCCGGCCCGGACTTCTGCTCCGGGGCCGATCTCGCCGAGCTCGAGGCCATCGCCACCAAGGGGCCGATGGACAGCGTGACCGACGCCCAGCGGCTCGGTGACCTGCTGATCGCGCTGCGCCAGCACCCGCGCCCGGTCGTGGCGGTGGTGCACGGCAAGGCGCTCGCGGGCGGATGCGGGCTGGCCACGGCCTGCGATCTGGTGTTGGCCCGCGACGATGCGCGCTTCGGCTACCCCGAGGTGCACCTCGGATTCGTACCGGCCATGGTGCTCTCGATCCTCCGCAGAAAGGTGGGGGAGGCCCGCGCCTTCGAGTTGGTGGTTCGCGGTCGTCGCATCACCGCCGAAGAGGCCGCCGAGATGGGGTTGATCAACCGGGTCTGGCCGGAGTCGGACTTCGAGGGGGCGTCCGCGGAGTATCTGCGGGATCTCGCCGCCCTTCCGCCCTCGGCGCTCGAACTCACCAAGCGACTGTTCTACGGCGTGGACGGGCTGTCGGTGCCCGACGGGATCCGTCGGGGTGCGGAGGTGAACGCGGTGGCTCGCCTCACCGAGGCCTGCAAGGCCGGCGTGCGAGCCTTCCTCGACAAGGTCCGCAGCCGGGGCTCGTGA
- a CDS encoding Na(+)-translocating NADH-quinone reductase subunit C, whose translation MQTEALKTVGFAAAVCVVCSIFVAGSAVSLRDRQEENRVLDLRSKVLLVSDLADPGEALARETINQRFQENLTALVIDLETGEETDIDPLTFDQRAAAQDPEQSEVAPPNTAKVSRVPDNALIYQKITDGEVERLILPIQGYGLWSTLYGFIALSGDLETIQGITFYEHGETAGLGGEVDNPRWQALWPGRKAFGEGWEPEIEVIKGAAGPVASDPYRVDGLAGATLTSRGVTNLLHFWLGENGFGPYLERYRADRGIS comes from the coding sequence ATGCAGACTGAGGCCCTCAAGACCGTCGGCTTCGCCGCAGCGGTCTGCGTGGTCTGTTCGATCTTCGTGGCCGGCTCGGCCGTGTCGCTGCGCGACCGGCAGGAGGAGAACCGGGTGCTCGACCTCCGGTCGAAAGTGCTCCTGGTGTCCGATCTGGCCGACCCGGGCGAGGCGCTCGCCCGCGAGACGATCAACCAGCGGTTCCAGGAGAACCTCACCGCTCTGGTGATCGACCTGGAGACCGGCGAAGAGACCGATATCGACCCGCTGACCTTCGATCAGCGTGCCGCGGCGCAGGATCCCGAGCAGAGCGAGGTCGCGCCCCCGAACACCGCCAAGGTGTCGCGGGTGCCCGACAACGCGCTGATCTACCAGAAGATCACCGACGGAGAGGTGGAGCGGCTGATCCTCCCGATCCAGGGCTACGGACTGTGGTCGACCCTGTACGGGTTCATCGCCCTGAGCGGCGACCTGGAGACGATCCAGGGGATCACCTTCTACGAACACGGCGAGACCGCCGGCCTGGGCGGTGAGGTGGACAACCCCCGCTGGCAGGCGCTGTGGCCGGGCCGCAAGGCCTTCGGCGAGGGGTGGGAGCCCGAAATCGAGGTGATCAAGGGCGCTGCGGGGCCGGTCGCTTCCGACCCCTACCGGGTCGATGGACTCGCCGGCGCCACCCTCACCTCTCGCGGCGTGACCAATCTTCTGCATTTCTGGCTCGGTGAGAACGGGTTCGGGCCGTACCTCGAGCGCTACCGCGCGGACAGGGGGATCTCGTGA
- the nqrE gene encoding NADH:ubiquinone reductase (Na(+)-transporting) subunit E encodes MLQHYLSLLTTAIFVENLALAFFLGMCSFLAVSRKVDTAIGLGFAVVFVLGVTTPLNQLINATLLKPGSLSWLGIEPVPDLSFLTYLFMIGTIAAMVQVVEMTVDKYAPGLYSALGVFLPLIAVNCAILGGSLFMVNRDYTFGEATVYGLGSGIGWMLAIVGLAAIRERIRYSNVPEPLRGLGITFIVVGLMSLGFMAFSGIQL; translated from the coding sequence ATGCTACAGCATTACCTGAGTCTTCTCACGACGGCGATCTTCGTCGAGAACCTGGCGCTGGCCTTCTTCCTGGGCATGTGCTCCTTCCTGGCCGTGTCCAGGAAGGTGGATACCGCCATCGGTCTCGGTTTCGCGGTCGTGTTCGTGCTGGGGGTGACCACCCCGCTCAACCAGCTCATCAACGCCACCCTGCTCAAGCCGGGATCGCTGTCGTGGCTCGGCATCGAGCCGGTGCCCGACCTGTCGTTCCTGACCTACCTGTTCATGATCGGGACCATCGCCGCCATGGTGCAGGTGGTGGAGATGACGGTCGACAAGTACGCGCCGGGCCTCTACAGCGCCCTCGGCGTGTTCCTGCCGCTGATCGCGGTGAACTGTGCGATCCTGGGCGGCTCGCTCTTCATGGTGAATCGCGACTACACCTTCGGTGAAGCCACCGTCTACGGACTCGGATCGGGCATCGGCTGGATGCTCGCCATCGTGGGGCTGGCGGCCATCCGCGAGCGGATCCGCTACTCGAACGTGCCGGAGCCGCTGCGCGGCCTCGGGATCACCTTCATCGTCGTCGGCCTCATGTCGCTCGGATTCATGGCCTTCTCGGGCATTCAGCTATGA
- a CDS encoding acyclic terpene utilization AtuA family protein: MADILRIASGQGFWGDDLDAPVRQVEEGPIDVLMLDYLAEVTMSIMQKQRDRDPSAGYARDFVPLMKRIFPAVAERGIRVITNAGGVNPEGCANALVEAGREAGVAGRALVGRVEGDDILERLPQLIAEGHSLDNMETGEPLESILDRVRSANVYIGAAPIVEALKRGAHVIVTGRSTDTALTYGAMMHAFGWSEDDHDRLAAGVVAGHINECGAQSTGGNCLADWWTMPDMARVGFPIVEAHADGSFVVTKHAGTGGRVTRRTVTEQIVYEMGDPTDYITPDVVADFTTIRLEDDGPDRVRVTGVKGGPRTPFLKASIAYSDGWKATGTLTYSWPDAAAKARAADRVLRERMDRLGLEFDEIRTELVGWDSTHGALVGEPPADLPEVQLRVGVRGSDRAAVERFTRELAPLILTGPPSVTGFAGGRPRVQEIMAYWPALIRREAVEPGLSVDVLEV, translated from the coding sequence ATGGCTGATATTCTACGCATCGCGAGCGGACAGGGCTTCTGGGGCGACGACCTCGACGCCCCGGTCCGGCAGGTCGAGGAGGGCCCGATCGACGTGCTCATGCTCGACTACCTCGCCGAGGTCACGATGTCGATCATGCAGAAGCAGCGCGATCGCGATCCGTCGGCCGGTTACGCCCGCGATTTCGTGCCCCTCATGAAGCGGATCTTCCCGGCGGTGGCCGAGCGCGGCATCCGGGTGATCACCAATGCCGGCGGCGTGAATCCCGAGGGCTGTGCCAATGCGCTGGTCGAGGCCGGTCGCGAGGCCGGTGTGGCCGGCAGGGCGCTGGTCGGCCGAGTGGAGGGCGACGACATCCTCGAGCGGCTTCCGCAGCTGATCGCCGAGGGGCACTCGCTCGACAACATGGAGACGGGCGAGCCCCTCGAGAGCATTCTCGACCGGGTGCGGAGCGCCAACGTCTACATCGGCGCCGCCCCCATCGTGGAGGCGTTGAAGCGGGGCGCTCACGTGATCGTCACCGGCCGCTCCACCGACACCGCCCTCACCTACGGGGCGATGATGCACGCCTTCGGCTGGAGCGAGGACGACCACGATCGCCTGGCGGCCGGGGTGGTCGCGGGGCACATCAACGAGTGCGGCGCCCAGAGCACCGGGGGCAACTGCCTGGCCGACTGGTGGACCATGCCCGACATGGCCCGGGTGGGCTTCCCGATCGTGGAGGCGCACGCCGACGGCTCGTTCGTGGTCACCAAGCACGCGGGCACCGGCGGTCGGGTCACCCGCCGCACGGTGACCGAGCAGATCGTGTACGAGATGGGCGACCCGACCGACTACATCACCCCCGACGTGGTGGCCGACTTCACCACCATCCGCCTCGAGGACGACGGGCCCGATCGGGTGCGCGTCACGGGTGTGAAAGGCGGTCCCCGCACGCCCTTCCTCAAGGCCTCCATCGCCTACTCCGACGGATGGAAGGCCACGGGCACCCTCACCTACTCCTGGCCCGACGCCGCCGCCAAGGCCCGCGCGGCCGACCGCGTGCTCCGCGAGCGCATGGACCGTCTGGGGCTCGAGTTCGACGAGATCCGCACGGAGCTGGTGGGGTGGGACTCCACGCACGGTGCACTGGTGGGCGAGCCGCCCGCAGACCTTCCCGAGGTGCAGCTGCGCGTGGGCGTGCGCGGGTCCGACCGCGCCGCCGTGGAGCGGTTCACGCGCGAACTCGCCCCGCTGATCCTCACCGGACCGCCCTCGGTCACGGGGTTCGCCGGTGGCCGCCCCCGGGTGCAGGAGATCATGGCCTACTGGCCCGCGCTCATTCGCCGCGAGGCGGTCGAGCCCGGACTGTCCGTCGACGTTCTGGAGGTGTGA
- a CDS encoding NADH:ubiquinone reductase (Na(+)-transporting) subunit D: MNKKEREVLFDPLVNNNPIALQVLGICSALAVTTKLSVSVVMSLAVIFVLVGSNMAVSAIRKGLPPSIRIIVELTIIASLVIIADQILKAFVYDIWKQLTVFIGLIITNCIIMGRAEAFAIQNPVKLSFYDAIGNAAGYSAILLGVAFFRELFGTGRLFGFTLMTPVTEGGWYVPNGLMVLSPAAFLLIGGFIWLIRWKKPEQVEEEFHAGGLLEPHEIALLR; encoded by the coding sequence GTGAACAAGAAGGAGCGTGAGGTCCTTTTCGACCCACTGGTCAACAACAACCCGATCGCGCTGCAGGTGCTGGGCATCTGTTCGGCGCTCGCGGTCACGACCAAGCTGAGCGTCTCGGTGGTGATGAGTCTCGCCGTGATCTTCGTGCTCGTCGGCTCGAACATGGCCGTGAGCGCGATCCGGAAGGGACTGCCGCCGAGCATCCGGATCATCGTGGAGCTGACGATCATCGCGTCGCTGGTGATCATCGCCGACCAGATTCTCAAGGCGTTCGTCTACGACATCTGGAAGCAGCTCACGGTGTTCATCGGGCTGATCATCACCAACTGCATCATCATGGGTCGCGCCGAAGCCTTCGCGATCCAGAACCCGGTGAAGCTGTCGTTCTACGACGCGATCGGAAACGCGGCGGGGTACAGCGCCATCCTGCTCGGGGTGGCCTTCTTCCGCGAACTGTTCGGCACCGGGCGGCTCTTCGGCTTCACCCTGATGACGCCGGTGACCGAGGGCGGCTGGTACGTGCCCAACGGACTGATGGTTCTCTCCCCGGCCGCCTTCCTCCTGATCGGAGGCTTCATCTGGCTCATCCGCTGGAAGAAGCCCGAGCAGGTGGAGGAGGAGTTCCACGCGGGCGGCCTGCTGGAGCCCCACGAGATCGCACTCCTGAGGTAG
- the nqrF gene encoding NADH:ubiquinone reductase (Na(+)-transporting) subunit F, whose translation MTTILLGVAFFTVIILALVTFLLGARSKLVASGDVLIKVNGGGEHDITTKAGSTLLNTLAAEQIFIPSACGGGGTCGVCKVKVMEGGGALLPTEESHINRGEAREGWRLSCQVKVKEDIDIEVEEELFEVRRWRCKVRSNDNVATFIKELVLELPEGEGVPFRAGGYIQIEAPPHVLNYADFKIDEEYREDWDKFNMWQFKSIVEEDVTRAYSMANYPEEKGIIMLNVRIASPPPRQPDVPPGQMSSFIFGLEPGDEVDITGPFGEFFARDTDKEMVFVGGGAGMAPMRSHILDQFRRIKTDRKVTFWYGARSIREAFYQEDFDAIAEEFPNFTWKLALSDPLPEDNWTGSTGFIHQVLHDEYLKDHPAPEDCEYYLCGPPMMNEATTNMLINLGVEEKDIMLDDFG comes from the coding sequence ATGACTACGATTCTTCTGGGAGTGGCGTTCTTCACCGTCATCATCCTCGCCCTGGTCACCTTCCTGCTCGGCGCGCGCAGCAAGCTCGTGGCGAGCGGCGACGTGCTGATCAAGGTCAACGGCGGCGGAGAGCACGACATCACGACCAAGGCCGGCAGCACCCTGCTCAACACGCTGGCCGCCGAGCAGATCTTCATTCCCTCGGCCTGCGGCGGCGGCGGAACCTGCGGCGTCTGCAAGGTCAAGGTGATGGAGGGCGGCGGTGCGCTGCTGCCCACCGAGGAGAGCCATATCAACCGCGGTGAGGCCCGCGAGGGCTGGCGTCTGTCCTGTCAGGTGAAGGTGAAGGAAGACATCGACATCGAGGTGGAGGAGGAGCTCTTCGAGGTGCGCCGCTGGCGCTGCAAGGTGCGCTCGAACGACAACGTGGCCACCTTCATCAAGGAGCTCGTGCTCGAGCTTCCGGAGGGCGAGGGCGTGCCCTTCCGCGCCGGTGGATACATCCAGATCGAGGCGCCGCCCCACGTGCTCAACTACGCCGATTTCAAGATCGACGAGGAGTACCGGGAGGACTGGGACAAGTTCAACATGTGGCAGTTCAAGTCCATCGTGGAGGAGGACGTCACGCGCGCCTACTCGATGGCGAACTATCCGGAAGAGAAGGGCATCATCATGCTCAACGTCCGGATCGCCTCGCCGCCGCCGCGGCAGCCCGACGTGCCGCCGGGGCAGATGTCGTCGTTCATCTTCGGGCTCGAGCCGGGTGACGAGGTCGACATCACCGGACCCTTCGGCGAGTTCTTCGCCCGCGACACCGACAAGGAGATGGTGTTCGTCGGGGGTGGCGCCGGGATGGCGCCCATGCGCTCGCACATTCTCGATCAGTTCCGGCGGATCAAGACCGATCGCAAGGTCACCTTCTGGTACGGGGCACGGAGCATCCGCGAGGCCTTCTATCAGGAGGATTTCGACGCGATCGCCGAGGAGTTCCCGAACTTCACCTGGAAGCTCGCGCTCTCCGACCCGCTCCCCGAGGACAACTGGACGGGGTCTACGGGCTTCATCCATCAGGTGCTTCACGACGAGTACCTGAAGGACCACCCGGCGCCCGAGGACTGCGAGTACTACCTCTGTGGGCCGCCCATGATGAACGAGGCGACCACGAACATGCTCATCAACCTGGGCGTGGAGGAGAAGGACATCATGCTGGACGACTTCGGTTGA
- a CDS encoding carboxyl transferase domain-containing protein, with protein sequence MEEKERRLDTLVAELETLRSTLRQGGGERRIARQHAQGKLTARERVEALLDPGEPFVEVGLLVAHDRYDGQAPAAGVITGVGRVEGREVVVVANDATVKAGSWWPETITKILRAQEIAMRCRIPIIYLVDSAGVNLPYQGGVFPGQYGAARIFYYNSVMRRYLKVPQLAAVMGPCIAGGAYLPALSDVILMVEGTSFMGLGGPNLVKGATGQTVGQEELGGARVHTEVSGVAHYSVPDDATCVKRLRQLVSELPAARAIEPSGPGTAPTREASELAAILPDNHRQPYDMKAVLDVVLDGEGLDEFQPEYAGEMICGTGFIAGHPVGVIANRRTMVKDNREGPPRFGGILYTESARKVAFFIETMNRRGTPLLFVQDVSGFMVGPQEEHAGIIRAGAEFVEAMATAAVPKLVLTINHASGAGYYAMAGQGFDPDFILSLPTGRMGVMEGESAVVALFSGQLERLKAEGKVPDEDLRTRMDEVRDDYERQLDARFAGARGFVDEVVTPAELRPALELLLRAALHNRGPHLGAFHLGSFDGERPAHG encoded by the coding sequence ATGGAAGAAAAAGAACGACGTCTCGACACCCTCGTCGCTGAACTCGAAACTCTTCGTTCGACACTGCGGCAGGGCGGTGGCGAGCGCCGCATCGCCCGGCAGCACGCCCAGGGGAAGCTGACCGCGCGCGAGCGGGTCGAGGCGCTTCTCGACCCCGGCGAACCCTTCGTCGAGGTCGGTCTGCTGGTCGCGCACGATCGCTACGACGGTCAGGCTCCCGCGGCCGGTGTGATCACCGGGGTCGGCCGGGTGGAGGGCCGCGAGGTGGTGGTGGTGGCGAACGACGCCACCGTGAAGGCGGGCTCGTGGTGGCCCGAGACCATCACCAAGATTCTGCGGGCGCAGGAGATCGCCATGCGCTGCCGGATCCCGATCATCTACCTGGTCGACTCGGCGGGCGTGAATCTGCCGTACCAGGGGGGCGTCTTTCCCGGCCAGTACGGCGCCGCGCGCATCTTCTACTACAACTCCGTGATGCGGCGGTACCTCAAGGTGCCGCAGCTCGCCGCGGTCATGGGCCCCTGCATCGCCGGCGGTGCCTACCTGCCGGCGCTCAGCGACGTGATCCTGATGGTCGAGGGCACCTCGTTCATGGGGCTCGGTGGGCCCAATCTGGTGAAGGGGGCCACGGGCCAGACGGTGGGTCAGGAGGAGCTCGGCGGGGCGCGGGTCCACACGGAGGTCAGCGGGGTCGCGCATTACAGCGTGCCCGACGACGCCACCTGCGTGAAGCGGCTCCGCCAGCTGGTGTCGGAGCTCCCGGCCGCGCGGGCCATCGAGCCGTCGGGCCCGGGCACGGCGCCCACGCGCGAGGCCTCGGAGCTCGCCGCGATCCTGCCCGACAACCACCGCCAGCCCTACGACATGAAGGCGGTGCTCGACGTCGTGCTCGACGGCGAGGGGCTCGACGAGTTCCAGCCGGAGTACGCGGGCGAGATGATCTGCGGTACCGGGTTCATCGCGGGGCATCCGGTCGGCGTGATCGCCAACCGGCGCACGATGGTGAAGGACAACCGCGAAGGGCCTCCGCGTTTCGGCGGCATCCTCTATACGGAGAGCGCCCGGAAGGTGGCGTTCTTCATCGAGACCATGAACCGGCGCGGGACTCCTCTGCTCTTCGTGCAGGATGTGAGCGGGTTCATGGTCGGGCCCCAGGAGGAGCACGCCGGCATCATCCGCGCCGGCGCCGAGTTCGTGGAGGCCATGGCCACCGCGGCCGTACCCAAGCTCGTGCTCACGATCAACCACGCCTCGGGCGCCGGCTACTACGCGATGGCCGGGCAGGGCTTCGACCCCGACTTCATTCTCAGCCTCCCCACCGGGCGGATGGGCGTGATGGAGGGCGAGAGTGCCGTGGTCGCGCTGTTCAGCGGGCAGCTGGAGCGCCTCAAGGCCGAGGGGAAGGTGCCCGACGAAGACCTGCGCACCCGCATGGACGAGGTGCGGGACGACTACGAGCGCCAGCTCGACGCCCGCTTCGCCGGTGCGCGCGGCTTCGTGGACGAGGTCGTCACCCCCGCCGAGCTTCGGCCGGCCCTCGAGCTGCTTCTGCGCGCCGCACTGCACAATCGTGGCCCCCATCTCGGGGCCTTCCATCTCGGATCCTTCGATGGGGAACGACCGGCACATGGCTGA